Sequence from the Kineosporia succinea genome:
GCCCGCAGCCGCGCTGGTCGAGCAGCACGATGCGGTACCTCTCCGGGTCGAACAGCCGCCGGTGCCGTTCGGAGGCGCCGCCGCCGGGCCCGCCGTGCAGGAACACGACCGGCTTGCCGTCGGGGTTGCCGCACTCCTCCCAGTAGACCGAGTGCCCGTCCCCGGCGTCCATCATTCCGGTGGCGTAGGGGGTGATCGAGGGATAGAGCTCACGCATGTGATCAACCCTAAGCCCTGAGGGTCAGGACAGGGGCTGCGCCCAGAACAGGGCCTCGGCGGTGCCCGCGCCGGAGGTGTCGCGCCCGACCCGGTAGACGCCCGGCTCGAGCGCGGGCACCGAGACGCCGAAGGTGGTGGGGGAATCGACGACGGCGTCGGCGGTGCCGATCGTGTCGGACGGCAGGGTCTCCCAGCGCCCGTCCTCCAGGCGCTCGACCCGGGCGCCGGACGTGTACCGCCCGACGACCTCCTCGATCGGGGGCTGGACGCCGCTCCCCGGTTCGCGCAGCTGCGGCGACAGGCTCAGTTCGCCCGGGGTGCCGGCCTCGACCACGGTGGTGCCGCCGAGCACCACCTCACCGGAGGGACGGGTGATGGTGCTGCTGTCGGGGGCACCGACCCGCACGATGCCGTGGGCGCCGCCGAGGCCGAAGCGGTACCAGCCCGCGTCGACGCCCTGCACGCTCGTCCACACCGGCTCGCCGAACGACCGGGCCCCGGCGACCAGCGCGATCGCGGGCACCATGATCTCCTCGTCGAGGTCGTGCAGGCCGCCGGCCGGCTGGTTCGCGCCGAGGCTGGTGGTCACCTGCCGGAACGGGCGCCAGCTGCCGCCCTGCCATCGCTCGAGTGTGCCGCTGGGGCCGAAACTCGTCTCGGTGCGGCCCGGGTTGGCCAGGATCAGCGCCACGTCGGCGCCCAGCGGCACGGACGCCGGGCTCACGATCAGGTGGGCGCCCCGGGTGTCGCCCGGCGGGGGTGCGGGTTCGGACATCGCGGATCCTCCGGTGCTCTCAGGTACCGGCCGGCCGCGCCACGGCCCGACCACCACGGTGATGATGGTGACGATCGCGGCCACGGCCATCGCCGCGGCCAGCACGTGCTGGCGCCGGGTCGTGTCCATCTCGTCCGTCATGCCCTTCATGGTCGCCCCCTCCGACTGACCAATCCGTTCACCGGCTCTCCGGTGCCGGGCGGCCCCGGCCGGTGACCCGGAGCTCCCCGGTGGTGACCCTGAGGCTAGGACGCACCGGGCGCCGCCCGCGTTCCCGGTTCCCTCGCGCGCTTCGCCCGGACGAGCGGTCCGCGATCTGCATCCGCACATTCGCCGAGGTCACGTCGATGGGGCAGCCACGGGAGAGCGACGCCCGGCGCACCCGGCCGGGTGAACCGGAGGGGGCCCAGTGAGTCCAGAAGACACCGCGCCGTGGCTGAGCGCGCCGTGGGAGCAACTCGCGACCGCCGCGCACTGTCCCAACTGCGACCTGAACGTGCACGACGACTGGACGTTCTGCGAGTACTGCGGCGCCGACCTCGAGCCCGAGCCCCCGCGGCCGGAGCCCGCCGACCGGTTCAGCCCGGCCGAGCGCCGGGCGTTGCGGGAGGGCGTGCCCGCCGCCTACCTCGACCAGACCCCGCCGCCCCAGGCGGTGATCCAGGCGTCCCAGTACCAGAACCACCCTCTGCCCGTGGCGGCGCCGGCTGACGGTGGGCGCCTGCCCGCCGGCCTCCAGCCGTCCGGGGACCCGGGTGCCGTCCCCGGCGCGCGGGGTCCGGCCGGGGTCTGGGGGGCCGCGGGCGAGGCGTTCGACCCGGACACGCCGGGGCCGCCCGGCACGGTGAATCCGCTGCGGGCGGTGCTGCTCTCGGCGTACGAGGGCAAGTTGATCGGGGTGCTGGGGCATCAGGCCGCGGTCGGTCCGACGGGCTGGCCGGGTGGGGACGCGCGGGGCGGCGCCGGCGGCCCGGGCCCCTGGGGTGCCCCGGGCGGTCAGAGTGGTCAGGGGGGAGCGGGCGGTACGGGGCCCGGGGGTGACGGTGCGCCGGGTGACGGGTTGCTGCCCGGGTTCGGTGGTGCCGGGGTGGGGGGTGCCGGAGGCGTGGGTGCCGGGGGGCAGGTGCCGGGGTCCGTCTCCGGCATCGGCCCGGGGGGAGGGGTTTCGGCGCCGGGCGGCCTGGCCGGATCCGGCGGTGATGCGGGACCCGGCGGGGCCGACGGATCCGGTGGGCCCATGGGGCCCGGCGGTGTGGGCGGGCCCGGCGGGCCGGTCGGTGCCGGCGGCGTGGGAGGACCGGGCGGAGTGGGTGGACCCGGCGGAGTGGGTGGACCCGGCGGCGTGGGTGGACCGGCCGGCCCCGGTGGAGCGGGAGGACCTGGCGCTCCGGGGGGACCTGGCGGTCCCGGCGGGCTGGGCGGTCCTGACGGTTCCGGTGGTGCGGGTGGAGTCGGTGGCCTCGGAGGTCCCGGTGGGGTCGGGGGAGGAGTGGCCGGTCCGGGAGGACCGGGCGGTGCGGGAACCGGTGGGCCCGGTGGTCTGGGCGGGGTCGGTGCGGGAGCGAGTGGGCCCGGTGGCCTGGGTGGCGTAGGTGGGACGGGCGGTTCCGGTGGATGGGGCGGGGCCGGTGGCGTCGGGGGAGGGGTGGCCGGGCTGGGAGGACCTGGTGGGGTCGGCTCGGGTTCCGGGGGTGCTGGGGGCGTCGGGCCAGGGGGTCCGGGCGGGGTGGGCGCGGGAGCGGGCGGCCCCGGTGGCGTCGGTGGCCCGGGGGGAGTGGGCGGAGCGGGTGGTCCGGGGGGAGTGGGTGGGCCCGGGGGTGTCGTCGCGGGCACCGACGGGGTGGGCTCGGTCGGTGGCGTGGGGACGCTGTCGGGCGCCGGCGGCTCGGTCGGTGCCGGGAGTGGTGCGGGCGCCGTGACCGGTTCCGGCGTCGGTGTGCGATCCGTGGGCGGGGTGGGAGGCGTCGGTTCCCCGGGATTGCCCACGGCCGCAGCACTTCCCGCGTCCGGGGCGGGCTCGCTGGGCAGTGTTCCCCGCACGACGCAACCACCGGCGCTGTCGGCGCCGCCGCCGCTGGGGCGTCCGCCGTCCCTGGCCGAGGTCTCCGGGGGGTCGGCCCCGCAGCCCCCGGCGCCGACCGCGCCGCGGCCGGCGCCGAAGGTCGCGGAGCGCCCGGGCCACCAGGTGCACCGTCCCGCCTACAACCCGGTGTCGGGGCCGGGCGGGGTGTGACGTCCCGTCCGGTGATCAGATCCGGCGTCCATGCCTCAGACTGGGGGCATGACCAGTGAGGCGGAAACCCGAGTCGTCAGCGCGAGCCGGGACATCGACGCGGAACCCGGGCGGATCTTCGAGCTGATCGCCGATCCGAGCCTGCAGCCGGTGTGGGACGGCAACGACAACCTCGCCCGCGCCGAGGCCGGGCAGCGGGTGCGGGCCGAGGGCGACGTGTTCCTCATGGTGCTCACCAAGGGTGGGGTGCGCGAGAACCGCGTCGTCGAGTTCGAGGAGGGGCGCCGCATCGCCTGGAACCCGTCCGAACCCGGGGGCGTCGCTCCCGGTCACCTCTGGCGCTGGGAACTCGAGAGCGTCGACGAGACCACCACCCGCGTCACCCACACCTACGACTGGACCGACCTGCACGACGAGAAGCGCCAGGTCCGCGCCCGCGCCACCACCGAGGACAAGCTCCGCGCCTCCCTCGACCGCCTGGCCGTCGCCGCCGAGGCCGCCAACCGCCGCTGAGCCGGCCCCGTCCGGCATCGTCAACTCCCCGGCGCCCCGGCCGACAGGACCGGGTGACCTCCTGTGCCTGCGGCGCCCCCGATCCGCGGGCCGGTTCGCTGCCCGTGCCCCGGCCGGCGCGGCCGTCCCACCCGGCCGGGGCGTCGGTGACCGGGGCCGGGGTGGGCGACCACCCCGGCCACCGTTCGGCTTCGTCGGGGTCGTCACCTGGATGACGTTCTGTCCCCGCCTGCTGCGCGACCTCTGGCGCCGGTCCGACAGCCTCCAGGCTCTCAGTTGCTCCACACCGCCACGCTGCGCCGCACCGGCACCGCGTCGGGATCGGCCGCGAACAGCTCGGGCGAGCGGCGCCGGATGCGCTCGACGTCTTCGAACACCGCCCGCAGGTGCCCCCGCAAGGTGGATCGCGCGGCCTCGGTGTCACCCGACAGCACGGCGCTGAGCACGTCGGCGTGCTGGTCGATGAAGGGTTTCGGGCTCGCGGCGTCGTAAAGGCCCAGCCGGCGGGCCCGGTCGAGGTGCCCCTTGGCGGAAGCGACCGCCGACCAGGAGTTCCCGTGCCCGCTCAGGCTCAGCAGGTGGTGGTGGAACTCCTCGTCGAGCCGGAAGAACTCCTCCCGGTCGATGCCGGGAACCTGCTGCCGCTCGAGGTTCTCGCGCAGCGCGGCCACGATCTCCTCGGGCGGGGAGGCGGGCACGTCGTCGAGCGCGGCGAGTTCGACCGCCTCGCGCAGGAACTGGGCGTCGGCCACCCGGGCGGCGTCGACCCGCGACACGAACGTGCCGACCTTCGGGAAGACCTGCACCAGGCCCTCTTCGGACAGCAGGATCATGCTCTCGCGCACCGGTGTGCGGGAGACCCCCATCTCGGCGGCCAGGTCGTTCTCGGACAGCGCGGTGCCGGGCGCCAGCTCGAGACCCAGGATGCGCCGGCGCAGGGAGTCGTAGACCGTCTGCCTGCTGCTGCCACCGGCTTTTCGGGGGGACATACCGGCCATGGTAGTGGCTGCTCGCAAAACCAAGCCCTCCGACACCCTCTAGATGAACAAGTGCTTGTATATTACTGCTTGCATCGAAGCAGGATCAGAGGCCGCCGAAGGAGCTGGGGTCACAGTGAGCACGATCGAACGCGCGGAGGTCTTCGTCGCCTCCCCGGGACGCAACTTCGTCACCCTGAGGATCACCACGTCCGACGGCGTCACCGGCCTGGGCGACGCCACTCTCAACGGCCGCGAGCTGGCCGTGGCCAGCTACCTGCGCGACCACCTCGTCCCCCTGCTCATCGGCCGGGACCCTGCCCGCATCGAGGACATCTGGCAGTACCTCTACCGGGGCGCCTACTGGCGTCGCGGCCCGGTCACGATGACCGCGATCGCCGCCGTCGACGTCGCGCTCTGGGACATCAAGGGCAAGGTCGCCGGCCTGCCCGTGTACCAGCTCCTGGGCGGGCGCTCGCGCGACGGCGTGCTGGTCTACTCGCACGCCTCCGGCACCGACGTTCCCTCGCTCCTCGACGACGTCGCCCGCTTCCGCGACCTCGGCTATCAGGCCATCCGCGCCCAGACCGGCGTGCCTGGCCTGGGGGGCAGCTACGGCGTGCGCAAGGGTGTGGTCTACGAACCGGCCAACAGCAGCCTGCCCGACGAGCAGCCCTGGTCGACCGAGGCCTACCTCGACTTCGCGCCCACCTACCTGGCCGCCGTGCGCGAGAAGTTCGGCTCCGGCTTCCACCTGCTCCACGACGTCCATCACCGCCTGACCCCCATCGAGGCAGCCCGTTTCGGCAAGTCGGTCGAGGACCTGCGCCTGTTCTGGATGGAAGACCCGACGCCGGCCGAGAACCAGGAGGCCTTCCGCCTGATCCGGCAGCACACCACCACACCGATCGCGACCGGCGAGGTGCTCAACTCGATCTGGGACGTCAAGGACCTCATCACCGAGCAGCTCATCGACTACGTGCGCACCACCGTGGTGCACGCGGGCGGGATCACCCACCTGCGGCGCATTTTCGACCTGGCCGCGCTCTACCAGGTGCGCACCGGCTCGCACGGCGCCACCGACCTGTCGCCGATCAGCCTGGCCGCCGCCGTGCACGTCGACCTGACCGTGCCGAACTTCGGCATCCAGGAGTACATGCCGCACGTGGCCGAGACCATGGAGGTCTTCCGCACCGGCGTCTCGCTCGCGAACGGCCTGCTCGACCTGGACGAAACCCCCGGTCTGGGCGTGGAGTACGACGAGAAGGCGGCCGAGCGCTTCCCCTACGACCCCAAGTACCTGCCCGTGGCACGCCGCCTCGACGGGTCGGTGCACGACTGGTGAGCGAGAGTTCGACGGTGGACGCACGAACGGGCCGGTCGGCCGGGTCCCGTCTGTGCCGGGAGACTCTCGAACGGGTCGACCCGGCCTCCCGGCCGGCGGTCGACCCGCGTGAGCTCCGGCCCCGCGTGGTGCATTTCGGGCTCGGTGCCTTTCACCGGGCGCACCAGGCCGTCTACACCGAGGCCGCGGCGGCCTCGGGCGCAGATCCGACGGGCATTGTCGCCGTCGCCCCCCGCGACGCCGGGGTGGTCGGACGTGCCCGTGCCCAGGACGGCCTGTTCTCCGTGACCACGCGCTCGCCGGCGGGTGAGAAGCCCCGCGTGGTGGGGGCTCTCGTCGGTGCCCTGCACCTGCACGACGACGGTGACGAGCTCGACGGGCTGCTCACGTCCGACGCCACCACCACCGTGACTCTCACCGTGACCGAGAAGGGCTACCACCGCGTCCCCACGACCGGAGTCCTCGACCTCGCCGACCCGCGGATCGCCGCCGACCTCCGCCTCGCGGCCGACCTCCGCACGGGCGCCGATCTCCGGACGGCCCGGCCGAGAACCGTTCCCGGCCGCCTCGCCGTCAGCCTGGCCAACCGCGCGCGCCGCTCGGGTGCCCCGCTCGACCTGGTCTCCTGCGACAACCTCGACGGCAACGGGCCCGCCCTGGCCGGCGTGCTGCGGGACTTCGTCGGGGCGAGCGGCTGGGCCGACGCCGACGCCGTGCTGGAGTGGATCGCCGCGAACGTGGGCTTCCCCTCGACCGTCGTCGACCGCATCGTGCCCGCCACCACCGACCGTGACCTGGACGACGCGTCCGCGGCTCTGGGGGTGCGCGACGAGCTCGCGGTGACGGGTGAGCCGTACACCCAGTGGGTGCTGGAAGACGCGTTCCGGGCGGAGCGCCCGGCCTGGGAGCACGGCGGTGCGCGGTTCGTGGCCGACGTGGCCCCGTTCCAGCTGACCAAGCTCCGGCTGCTCAACGGAAGTCATTCCGGCCTGGCCTATCTCGGCCTGGCCGCCGGCTGCCGCACCATCGCCGAGGTGCTGGCCACGCCCTGGGGCGAGGGCTTCGTGCGCGGGTTCGCGGCCGAGGTCGCGGCGACCCTGCTGGCCGGTGGCCCGGATCCGGTCGCCTACGCCGAGTCTCTCGTCGCCCGTTTCGGCAACCCCGCCATCCGGCACGAGCTGCGCCAGATCGGGTCGGACGGTTCTCTCAAGCTGCCCCAGCGCTGGGTGCGCGGGCTGCGGGAGGCGACCACCACGTCCACCATCGGCGAGCACCAGACCCTCGCGCTGGCCGCCTGGGTCAACGCGACCCGGCCGGCCGCCGACGGCGGTCAGCTCTTCGGCACCACCGACCCGGCGGCCCGCGACCTGGCGGAGTGCTGGACCGGCACCCCGGCGGGTGTGACCGCGCGCCTGCTGACCGTGCTCGGGGCGCCCGACCTGGCCGACGACACCGCGCTGACCGGCGCGGTCGAGGCTCTGCTGCCCGGTCTCGCAGCCGGGGCCATCCCCCTGTTGCCCTGACCGACAGGGCTTGTATATTTCATCTGCCACACAACGGCGGTCCAGGCTGTGACCCCCGGTCGATGAGCAAGGGAGCAATCGATGAGCACTGAGGCCTCGGCCGTGAACGACACGTCGCCGCCCGATCCGAACACCCGCTCCACGAAAGACCTGTCCAAGGCCGCCGTCTCCGGCTGGCTGGGCACGGCCATGGAGTTCATGGACTTCCAGCTGTACTCGCTGGCCGCGGCGATCGTCTTCAACGAGATCTTCTTTCCCGACGTCAGCCCGGCGATCGGCCTGCTGGCCGCGATGGCCACCTACGGCGTGGGGTACGTGGCCCGTCTCGCCGGCGCGGTCTACTTCGGGCGGATGGGCGACCGGCTCGGCCGCAAGAAGGTCCTCTTCATCACGATCGCGATGATGGGTGTCTCGACCACGCTGATCGGTGCCCTGCCCACCTACGCCCAGATCGGGCTCTTCGCCCCGGCCCTGCTCGTGGTGCTGCGCCTGGTGCAGGGTTTCGGTGCGGGCGCCGAGATCGCGGGTGCGTCGGTCATGCTGGTGGAGTACGCGCCGAAGGGCCGCCGCGGCCTGATCTCGTCGCTCATCGCGCTCGGGACCAACTCCGGGACCCTGGTCGCGACCGGTATCTGGGCGCTGCTGCTGGCCGTGCTGTCGGACGAGCAGCTGCACACCTGGGGCTGGCGTATCCCGTTCCTGGCGAGCTTCGTGCTGCTGGTCCTGGCGCTCTGGATCCGGCGTAACGTCAAGGAGAGCCCGGTCTTCGAGGCCCGGGACGACGTGGTCGACGGCGTCGCCCTCGACCGGGAGGCCGTCAAGGAGAGCAAGCTCGAGGCCGGTCTCAAGGCCAACAAGGGCAAGGCGTTCTTCATGGCGCTGGGCCTGCGCATCGGCCAGGCGGGCAACTCCGGCCTGGTGCAGACGTTCCTGGTCGGCTACATCGGCACCACGCTGGGCCTGGACAAGTCCGTGGCCACCGACTCCCTGCTCGTCGGCTCGGTGATCGGTTTCGCCACCGTGCCTTTCGTGGGCCTGCTGAGCGACCGCTTCGGCCGCCGCGCGATGTACATGACGATGAGCACGCTCTCGATCGTCCTGGCGTTCCCGATGCTGCTGCTCGTCACCGGCGGCAGCACGCCCGGTCTGGTGATCGGCATGATCCTGGGTTACAACGTCGCGGTGGTGGGCCTTTTCGCCCTGGAGAACGTGACCATGTCCGAGCTGCTGGGCGGCCGCAACCGGTTCACCCAGGTCGGCCTGGCCAAGGAGCTCGGCGGGATCGCGACCGTCGCGGCCGGGCCGGTCATCGCCGCGGGCCTGACCGCCTGGGCGAACAGCTGGTGGCCGATCGCCGTCATGCTCATGCTCTACTCGCTGATCGCCCTGGTCACTGCCTACCTCATGCCCGAGGTGGCCGACCGCGACCTGTCCGCCCTGGAGGACGCCGCATGAGAGCCGCCGTGGTGCACGCGCCGATGGACCTGCGGATCGACGAACTGCCCGATCCCGCACCGGATGCGGGGGAGGTGCTGATCGCCGTCGAGTGGGGCGGGATCTGCGGGTCGGACACCTCGTACTACAAGAACGGCGCCTCGGGCACGGCCGTGCTGAGGCACCCGCTGGTGCTGGGGCACGAGATCGCCGGGCGCATCGCCGTTCTCGGCGCGGGGGTCACGGGTCTCGAGGTCGGGCAGCCGGTCACCGTGCACCCGGCCACGCTGGTCGGGGACGGTGTGCTGCCCGGGCGGCTGGCCGGCCGCACGAATCTGTACACGCCGAGCCGGTACTTCGGGTCGGCGGCGTTCGACCCGCACACCGACGGTGGTTTCAGCGAGTTCCGGCTCGCCCGGGCCGACCAGGTGCGGGTGCTGCCGCCCGAGGTCGGCACGCGGGCCGGGGCCCTGGCCGAGCCGCTGGGGGTGGCCCTCCACGCGGTCGGCCGGCCCGGGAAGCTGCACGGCAGGACGGTTCTGGTGAACGGGGCCGGGCCGAT
This genomic interval carries:
- a CDS encoding zinc ribbon domain-containing protein, translated to MSPEDTAPWLSAPWEQLATAAHCPNCDLNVHDDWTFCEYCGADLEPEPPRPEPADRFSPAERRALREGVPAAYLDQTPPPQAVIQASQYQNHPLPVAAPADGGRLPAGLQPSGDPGAVPGARGPAGVWGAAGEAFDPDTPGPPGTVNPLRAVLLSAYEGKLIGVLGHQAAVGPTGWPGGDARGGAGGPGPWGAPGGQSGQGGAGGTGPGGDGAPGDGLLPGFGGAGVGGAGGVGAGGQVPGSVSGIGPGGGVSAPGGLAGSGGDAGPGGADGSGGPMGPGGVGGPGGPVGAGGVGGPGGVGGPGGVGGPGGVGGPAGPGGAGGPGAPGGPGGPGGLGGPDGSGGAGGVGGLGGPGGVGGGVAGPGGPGGAGTGGPGGLGGVGAGASGPGGLGGVGGTGGSGGWGGAGGVGGGVAGLGGPGGVGSGSGGAGGVGPGGPGGVGAGAGGPGGVGGPGGVGGAGGPGGVGGPGGVVAGTDGVGSVGGVGTLSGAGGSVGAGSGAGAVTGSGVGVRSVGGVGGVGSPGLPTAAALPASGAGSLGSVPRTTQPPALSAPPPLGRPPSLAEVSGGSAPQPPAPTAPRPAPKVAERPGHQVHRPAYNPVSGPGGV
- a CDS encoding SRPBCC family protein, which codes for MTSEAETRVVSASRDIDAEPGRIFELIADPSLQPVWDGNDNLARAEAGQRVRAEGDVFLMVLTKGGVRENRVVEFEEGRRIAWNPSEPGGVAPGHLWRWELESVDETTTRVTHTYDWTDLHDEKRQVRARATTEDKLRASLDRLAVAAEAANRR
- a CDS encoding GntR family transcriptional regulator, coding for MSPRKAGGSSRQTVYDSLRRRILGLELAPGTALSENDLAAEMGVSRTPVRESMILLSEEGLVQVFPKVGTFVSRVDAARVADAQFLREAVELAALDDVPASPPEEIVAALRENLERQQVPGIDREEFFRLDEEFHHHLLSLSGHGNSWSAVASAKGHLDRARRLGLYDAASPKPFIDQHADVLSAVLSGDTEAARSTLRGHLRAVFEDVERIRRRSPELFAADPDAVPVRRSVAVWSN
- the manD gene encoding D-mannonate dehydratase ManD — its product is MSTIERAEVFVASPGRNFVTLRITTSDGVTGLGDATLNGRELAVASYLRDHLVPLLIGRDPARIEDIWQYLYRGAYWRRGPVTMTAIAAVDVALWDIKGKVAGLPVYQLLGGRSRDGVLVYSHASGTDVPSLLDDVARFRDLGYQAIRAQTGVPGLGGSYGVRKGVVYEPANSSLPDEQPWSTEAYLDFAPTYLAAVREKFGSGFHLLHDVHHRLTPIEAARFGKSVEDLRLFWMEDPTPAENQEAFRLIRQHTTTPIATGEVLNSIWDVKDLITEQLIDYVRTTVVHAGGITHLRRIFDLAALYQVRTGSHGATDLSPISLAAAVHVDLTVPNFGIQEYMPHVAETMEVFRTGVSLANGLLDLDETPGLGVEYDEKAAERFPYDPKYLPVARRLDGSVHDW
- a CDS encoding mannitol dehydrogenase family protein, whose protein sequence is MDARTGRSAGSRLCRETLERVDPASRPAVDPRELRPRVVHFGLGAFHRAHQAVYTEAAAASGADPTGIVAVAPRDAGVVGRARAQDGLFSVTTRSPAGEKPRVVGALVGALHLHDDGDELDGLLTSDATTTVTLTVTEKGYHRVPTTGVLDLADPRIAADLRLAADLRTGADLRTARPRTVPGRLAVSLANRARRSGAPLDLVSCDNLDGNGPALAGVLRDFVGASGWADADAVLEWIAANVGFPSTVVDRIVPATTDRDLDDASAALGVRDELAVTGEPYTQWVLEDAFRAERPAWEHGGARFVADVAPFQLTKLRLLNGSHSGLAYLGLAAGCRTIAEVLATPWGEGFVRGFAAEVAATLLAGGPDPVAYAESLVARFGNPAIRHELRQIGSDGSLKLPQRWVRGLREATTTSTIGEHQTLALAAWVNATRPAADGGQLFGTTDPAARDLAECWTGTPAGVTARLLTVLGAPDLADDTALTGAVEALLPGLAAGAIPLLP
- a CDS encoding MFS transporter, producing MSTEASAVNDTSPPDPNTRSTKDLSKAAVSGWLGTAMEFMDFQLYSLAAAIVFNEIFFPDVSPAIGLLAAMATYGVGYVARLAGAVYFGRMGDRLGRKKVLFITIAMMGVSTTLIGALPTYAQIGLFAPALLVVLRLVQGFGAGAEIAGASVMLVEYAPKGRRGLISSLIALGTNSGTLVATGIWALLLAVLSDEQLHTWGWRIPFLASFVLLVLALWIRRNVKESPVFEARDDVVDGVALDREAVKESKLEAGLKANKGKAFFMALGLRIGQAGNSGLVQTFLVGYIGTTLGLDKSVATDSLLVGSVIGFATVPFVGLLSDRFGRRAMYMTMSTLSIVLAFPMLLLVTGGSTPGLVIGMILGYNVAVVGLFALENVTMSELLGGRNRFTQVGLAKELGGIATVAAGPVIAAGLTAWANSWWPIAVMLMLYSLIALVTAYLMPEVADRDLSALEDAA
- a CDS encoding L-idonate 5-dehydrogenase, which codes for MRAAVVHAPMDLRIDELPDPAPDAGEVLIAVEWGGICGSDTSYYKNGASGTAVLRHPLVLGHEIAGRIAVLGAGVTGLEVGQPVTVHPATLVGDGVLPGRLAGRTNLYTPSRYFGSAAFDPHTDGGFSEFRLARADQVRVLPPEVGTRAGALAEPLGVALHAVGRPGKLHGRTVLVNGAGPIGSLVVAAARFCGADTVIASDVSDSALAIARRMGADETVNVASGGTLPEDVEIVFEASGSPRALGSVLRATARGGTLVQVGNLPGSEIQAVLGDLVTREITWIGSYRFVDEITDAIEAMRDGLDVTPLITHTFGLDQAAQALDVALDPSSGSSKVMLQIG